One stretch of Oncorhynchus clarkii lewisi isolate Uvic-CL-2024 chromosome 3, UVic_Ocla_1.0, whole genome shotgun sequence DNA includes these proteins:
- the LOC139392530 gene encoding nestin-like isoform X3 — translation MGDFSSTNQLRSTYTSDGVPSSRGVKQSFQTQLATSHIISPFSTIHRASPRSNVTTMSASPIWTQNQVTLNETPESCRKTEEEQVDFDLGSNRQVIWSTPYPKVPQDGISVDHFRPQDVHEEVNYAEPLSPPTEEAGADVVSWLGSDHKEQSMWDLEKEEEDQNIVRTWVAKDKPVLEPAMSHQVEISFSMLTVFSTDAQELYSPSVSDERAGSVTGAHSAFSANDDNDVPFEMSSEKEEPLLDLPYGPMNALEERDRETARKDAEWVGKEGLESEIKSVLEPAFETFTSSQAFEYNKSKEFNQEDNMSYASTQASHGSEEAFHHVKRVEEDVINLTKEDDENYMSNKDEEQLEDELRPYGYGKDDCERLAGFNKEHCVTERIDKFNREAIISYESAQASHWSEEVFHHVERLEEGDIHFTKGDDENDMYNKREEQYALHPNGDVDDEWNRVGGYNEENGIRERMDEGKDQEGKDHMKEEEMWNNRETQPSQSDQEHIPSNVEKLNQFEQKHIPLGREKRNISDNDKEDHDEANYCQNTYVSWRAELEGDSYTQDNTLADTHPLIRYKSDETDANTQASHMGESDSSDGEQDREVCQTGSGTWGEGKSKQFDTMEDLYEESEGDVIDQESNMGSTHQEDMDASQTKEHATQENDEETAVDQLIQEAEEEQSYEELTEPGEYSMMCSDEDNNEERIDRLVEQELENLSISSYSEHFNGQMIESESVLSLQIESHTELSQTQDILYSEEVEQIHSERLNQSEQEHTTSGGEELNQSEQEHMTSGGEELNQSEQDHMTSDGEKLNQSEQEHTTSGGEKLNQSEQEHTTSGGEKLNQSEQEHTTSGGEKLNQSEQEHTTSGGEKLNQSEQEHTTSGGEKLNQSVQEYIPSDGEELNQSEQEHTTSGGEKLNQSEQEHTTSGGEKLNQSEQEHTTSGGEKLNQSEQEHTTSGGEKLNQSVQEYIPSDGEELNQSEQEYIPSDGEELNQSEPEYIPSGEEELNQSEPEYIPSGGEELNQSEPEYIPSGGEELNQSEPEYIPSGGEELNQSESEYIPSGGEELNQSEPEYIPSEVMYSMHSRIRMTPEHTSLRESSAEISKAEYLAQGKVFSEELGTEAVPDKIEGQDDQNLSMLTHADFTESHSIHSSLNSRPESQTNMNNSDIEESNSTDDESPNASQYLQRANEANLTADQVDLLDVAVSHYEDCNALIEHSAEEVTSYQASHECLQTDKWEVLESPNKHLESGDPFAGHKRNSERSSKTDSKGQDLHSFLSSGVHSNFWGSNLETGASYQPDEPYDHVTKLPNQNLALADNLSWVDLESTGSQLEHKDGQ, via the exons ATGGGGGATTTCTCTTCAACAAATCAGCTAAGGAGTACCTACACATCTG ATGGAGTCCCCAGCTCTCGAGGGGTTAAGCAAAGCTTCCAGACACAGCTGGCTACCAGTCACATTATCAGTCCCTTCTCTACCATCCATAGAGCAAGCCCACGATCCAATGTAACAACGATGTCCGCATCACCAATCTGGACTCAAAACCAGGTGACCCTGAACGAAACACCTGAGAGTTGtcgaaagacagaggaagagcagGTTGACTTTGACTTAGGGTCCAACCGGCAGGTTATTTGGTCAACGCCTTACCCCAAAGTACCACAGGATGGAATTTCAGTCGACCACTTCAGACCCCAAGATGTCCATGAAGAAGTCAACTATGCTGAGCCTCTCTCACCTCCCACTGAAGAGGCAGGAGCTGATGTTGTATCTTGGCTTGGTTCTGACCATAAGGAACAATCCATGTGGGATTtagaaaaggaggaagaggatcaGAACATAGTCAGAACCTGGGTTGCTAAAGACAAACCAGTTCTGGAACCTGCCATGAGTCACCAGGTTGAGATCAGCTTCAGTATGCTAACTGTGTTCAGCACTGATGCTCAAGAGCTCTACAGCCCTTCAGTGAGCGATGAGAGAGCAGGTTCAGTGACAGGGGCACATTCTGCTTTCTCGGCaaatgatgataatgatgtaCCTTTTGAAATGTCTTCTGAAAAGGAGGAACCTCTACTAGATCTGCCTTACGGTCCCATGAATGCATTGGAGGAAAGAGATCGCGAAACAGCAAGGAAAGACGCTGAATGGGTGGGGAAAGAAGGCTTGGAGTCTGAAATTAAATCAGTGCTAGAACCTGCATTTGAGACCTTCACAAGCAGTCAAGCTTTTGAGTACAACAAGTCAAAAGAGTTCAACCAAGAGGACAATATGTCATATGCATCTACTCAAGCCTCCCACGGTTCAGAAGAGGCATTTCACCATGTTAAAAGAGTGGAGGAAGATGTTATTAATCTCACAAAAGAGGATGATGAAAACTATATGTCTAACAAAGATGAGGAGCAATTGGAAGATGAATTGCGCCCCTATGGGTATGGTAAGGATGATTGTGAAAGATTGGCAGGGTTCAATAAGGAACATTGTGTGACAGAAAGAATCGATAAGTTCAACCGAGAGGCGATTATCTCATATGAATCTGCTCAAGCTTCTCACTGGTCAGAAGAGGTATTTCACCATGTTGAAAGACTGGAGGAAGGTGATATACATTTCACAAAAGGGGATGATGAAAATGATATGTATAATAAACGTGAGGAACAATATGCATTGCACCCCAATGGGGATGTAGATGATGAATGGAATAGAGTGGGAGGATACAATGAAGAGAATGGAATTAGAGAAAGAATGGATGAAGGAAAGGATCAAGAAGGAAAGGATCATATGAAAGAGGAAGAGATGTGGAATAACAGAGAAACCCAACCAAGTCAGTCTGATCAAGAGCATATACCTTCAAATGTAGAGAAACTGAATCAATTTGAGCAAAAGCATATACCTTTAGGCAGAGAGAAACGGAATATATCCGACAATGACAAAGAGGATCATGATGAGGCAAACTACTGTCAAAATACTTATGTTTCATGGAGGGCTGAGCTAGAAGGTGACAGCTACACTCAGGACAACACACTGGCCGACACACACCCCCTGATCCGTTACAAGAGTGACGAGACGGATGCCAACACTCAGGCTTCACACATGGGAGAAAGTGACTCCAGTGATGGTGAACAGGACAGGGAGGTTTGCCAGACAGGATCAGGCACCTGGGGCGAAGGCAAGTCCAAACAGTTTGACACCATGGAGGATCTGTATGAAGAGTCAGAAGGGGATGTCATAGATCAGGAAAGTAACATGGGCTCCACTCACCAAGAGGACATGGATGCTAGCCAAACAAAGGAGCATGCTACACAGGAGAACGATGAGGAGACTGCAGTAGATCAGTTGATTCAGGAGGCAGAAGAGGAACAATCCTATGAGGAACTTACAGAACCTGGAGAGTACTCCATGATGTGCTCTGATGAGGACAATAATGAAGAAAGAATTGATAGATTGGTAGAGCAAGAGTTAGAGAATTTATCTATATCCAGTTACAGTGAACACTTTAATGGGCAGATGATTGAGAGCGAGTCAGTACTGAGTCTTCAAATTGAGTCTCACACTGAACTTTCCCAGACACAAGACATATTATACAGTGAGGAGGTAGAGCAGATACACTCAGAGAGACTGAATCAATCTGAACAAGAGCATACGACCTCAGGCGGCGAGGAACTGAATCAATCTGAACAAGAGCATATGACCTCAGGCGGCGAGGAACTGAATCAATCTGAGCAAGACCATATGACCTCAGACGGCGAGAAACTGAATCAATCTGAGCAAGAGCATACGACTTCAGGCGGCGAGAAACTGAATCAATCTGAACAAGAGCATACGACTTCAGGCGGCGAGAAACTGAATCAATCTGAACAAGAGCATACGACTTCAGGCGGCGAGAAACTGAATCAATCTGAACAAGAGCATACGACGTCAGGCGGCGAGAAACTGAATCAATCTGAACAAGAGCATACGACTTCAGGCGGCGAGAAACTGAATCAATCCGTGCAAGAATATATACCCTCAGACGGAGAGGAACTGAATCAATCTGAACAAGAGCATACGACTTCAGGCGGCGAGAAACTGAATCAATCTGAACAAGAGCATACGACTTCAGGCGGCGAGAAACTGAATCAATCTGAACAAGAGCATACGACTTCCGGCGGCGAGAAACTGAATCAATCTGAACAAGAGCATACGACTTCAGGCGGCGAGAAACTGAATCAATCCGTGCAAGAATATATACCCTCAGACGGAGAGGAACTGAATCAATCTGAACAAGAGTATATACCCTCAGACGGAGAGGAACTGAATCAATCTGAGCCAGAGTATATACCCTCAGGTGAAGAGGAACTGAATCAATCTGAGCCAGAGTATATACCCTCAGGTGGAGAGGAACTGAATCAATCTGAGCCAGAGTATATACCCTCAGGTGGAGAGGAACTGAATCAATCTGAGCCAGAGTATATACCCTCAGGTGGAGAGGAACTGAATCAATCTGAGTCAGAGTATATACCCTCAGGTGGAGAGGAACTGAATCAATCTGAGCCAGAGTATATACCCTCAGAGGTTATGTATTCAATGCACTCTAGGATTCGAATGACACCTGAACACACATCTCTTAGAGAAAGTTCAGCAGAAATATCCAAAGCAGAATATTTGGCTCAAGGTAAGGTCTTCAGTGAGGAACTGGGAACTGAAGCTGTACCAGACAAAATAGAAGGACAGGATGACCAGAACCTTTCTATGCTGACTCATGCAGACTTTACTGAAAGCCATTCTATCCACAGCAGTTTAAACAGCAGGCCTGAGAGTCAAACCAACATGAACAACTCGGATATAGAAGAGTCCAACAGCACAGATGATGAGTCTCCAAATGCAAGCCAGTATTTGCAACGTGCCAACGAAGCAAATCTAACTGCAGATCAGGTAGACTTGTTAGATGTGGCGGTCTCTCACTATGAGGATTGCAATGCTCTTATAGAACATTCTGCAGAGGAGGTCACTAGCTATCAGGCAAGTCATGAATGTCTTCAGACAGACAAATGGGAAGTCTTAGAAAGTCCAAACAAACACCTGGAATCTGGAGATCCTTTTGCAGGTCACAAGAGAAACTCGGAGAGATCATCCAAAA